Below is a genomic region from Phragmites australis chromosome 20, lpPhrAust1.1, whole genome shotgun sequence.
tcaaactaattttgccaaattattgcTAATTCTCAATAACTTTGAGACAATAATGAGAGgagaaaacaagagagaaaatggtgttacTGGAGTGGAATGGAAGGacaaggtgctcctctatttatacatgaaaaatggtgatttttgcattttttgaattttttaagcttaATTGGTCACAAAACgactataaaattcaaaaatattggGTTAACTGGTTAAACGGGCCCGCGTGCCCGTCGTGCCCCTATGCCCATTGTGCCCCCGCATGCCAGCCAGGCCCACAACAGCTACTACCGGTCCAGGCGTGCCCGCTGGGCCGTGCCGCCGCGCGCttggccgtgccgtgccgactGAGCCGCTGCATGCCGAGCCGACGCGTCGGGCCATACTGTGCCGGGCCGGCCGTGCCTCCTGAGCCGTTGCGTACtcaggccgtgccgtgccatgCTGGGTCGTATCCGTGTCGGTCCAAAATATCCAGCCTGCCGTGCCGGTCCAAAATATCCAGCCTGCCATGCCGCAcactcggcccaggcacgacccgAGATCTCGTGCCGTATCGTGCCGACTCGATCCATCTAAACTCAGATCGAACCGTGCTTGAACCATGCCAATAATATTATACTCAGACTGGCCATATTACACGACCCATTTATACATATTTCTTAGCTTTTAAGTAGCCGGAGGGCGACCGTCGAGTTGACCCGACCCGGCAGAGGCAGACGGCACGCCAGTCACCAAACATCCGCGGCGAGATGGAGaacccgccgccgcgccggtgGCCGCCGGGCTTCCGCTTCAGCCCCACAGACGAGGAGCTCGTCCTCTATTTCCTCAAGCGCCGGATCGCCTCCGGCCGCCCCACCCCCTACGTCGCCGACGTCGACGTCTACAAGTCCCACCCTTCCCACCTCCCCGGTACGAGTGTCGCCCcccctcacccccccccccccccaaaaaatcGCTTCGGTTCTTGCAATCCCGCGGTCTCGTGACCTGAAATCGTCGTCGGAATTGCAGAGAGGTCGGCGCTGCAGACGGGGGACCGGCAGTGGTTCTTCTTCAGCCGGCTGGACCGCAAGTACCCCAACGGCTCGCGCGCCAGCCGCACCACCGGCGACGGCTACTGGAAGGCCACGGGGAAGGACCGCTTCGTCTGCGCCGGCGGCGGCTGTCGGGCGGTGGGAAACAAGAAGACGCTCGTGTACCACCACGGCCGCGCGCCGCGGGGGGAGCGCACGGACTGGGTCATGCACGAGTACACCATCCTCGCCGACGCGCTCCCGCCGGCCGCGCTGGGGCGCGAGGCCTTCGCGCTGTACAAGCTGTTCCAGAAGAGCGGGGCGGGCCCGAAGAACGGCGAGCAGTACGGCGCGCCCTTCCGGGAGGAGGATTGGTTGAGtgacgatgaggatgagggaGTGCCTGCTGCGGATGCTGCCGCTCGTCCTGTTCCTAGAACCACAAATTGTCCTGCTGCTACAGTCGAGGAGCATACTACCCGTGAGCTTCCGATTGGGGATCTTGATGAGCTCCTGACGCAAATTGAAAACGATCAGGAGCAAGTTGAAGCAGAGTTAGATTTCTCGACACCTGCTTCTTCCCAAGTTCAGCTTCAGCATGGTCATGATCAGGGATGGCTCAGTGATCGTGGCGACGAGGCTGATCTTGTGGGTGCTTCCAGTAGTGCTGGTGCTGTGGTAGCGGCAGAGAATACTTGCACTGATCTCCCTCTTGGGGATATCGAGGAGCTTCTGATGCAAATGTCCGATGATCAGCAGAACGCCGCATTGTTCTCGGGTTTCTCAACATCAGTTCCAGAATTACAGCTTCAGTGTGACGATCATCAGGTTTGGCTTGATGCCGACAGGGGGCCGGAAGTTTGTGCTGCAGAGCCTACCGCTAGCAGTGATGCTGTGGTGATAGCAGAATGTACTGGCACAGAGCTTCCACTTGGGGATCTTGAAGGCCTTATGCTGCAAATAGCCAATGACCAGGAAATGGTCGGACCTCTGTCAGATCTCTCCACACCATTTGGTCATCATAACTTCAATCAGGTTTGTCTTGTGTATCAGTTATACTTTGTACTAGTTCATCCTTTAGAAGGTTGGGAACCTCAACATTTAGCAGTGTGATTTCTAATTGCTTATCCATCATGATCATATAATCACTCCAGTTTAGAattttaaaagacatatgaATTTCTGGTGTCATCTGCAAATGTTAGAATATGTTTCTGACCTTGCATGATGCAGCTACAACTTGTAATAATATGCATGAAGTATTTTACTCAACGTTTCAGATTCATAAGATATCTTATTTTGACTTATGTAGGTCGGCATTGGAGATTTTCATGAATCTCGTGGTGCTCCAGTTGGTAATCTTTCTTGTATAGTTCAAGAATGCACAGGATTTGATCCACAAACTGAGCCAAGTAGTCAAATTCCAGAGTCTAATATTACCAATGTGCCATTTAGTGGAGAAACTAATTCTGCTGAAGAAACAAGTGGGCCACGTTCCGTGCCAGGTTTGATTAGTTACAACAGCCATGATGCTGACGAGGAGTTCCTTGAAATCAATGATTTCTTTGATCTGGACGATGTCGAACAGAGTACGAATTTTACAACAACTGAGCACTTGATATCTGCAACGAATGGGATGTTTGACAATTTGGAGTACTCCGATGCCCCTATGTTCCTACCTGGGCCATTCGACGCAGTTGGCGTGGTAGCTGAAAATCAATTTGTTGATTTTGGCAACAGTGGAATTCAGAACCAGGGATATCAATATACAACCGAAATAAGGACACATTATCAGGTCGCTCTTAACGTGCAGAGACATATGCAACATGATCATGTTGTCTTATCCTCACATGCATCAGGTGCTTAATTATTTCGTTtcatttttgaacttttttttgtAGGATCACTTCATCACTTGAAACATAACTTTGTCCAATATCTGATTTGGCCTGTTACTCCTGAACGTTGCAGACACTCCGAATCTTCATATAGTTAATGAGCCACCTAACAGGGGCTCAAGTGCTTCAAAATCATGGTTCAATGCGGCATTGTCAGCCTTGTTGGACTCTGTACCTAGCAGTCCAGCAATGGCTGCTGAAATTGAAAACACTGTTATTAACAGAACACTCCAGCGCATCTCTAGCTTCAGGTCACAGCAAGCTGCAGGTGAAGAAAACACTGTCATTAACAGAACACTACAGAGCATCTCTAGCTACAGGTCACAACAGGCTGCAAGTGAAGAACCAAGCACCCCTGTTATTCAGGTTACAAGAGGTGGCAGACTAATCGTCGGCTCTCTACTGGTTTTACTTGCTGCTGTCATGTGCACCTTTACCGCTGGGTCTGTGGTCAATTTATTCAAGGGGTTATGGAAATCCTCTTCTGCATGACAGGATCGACAACAACTTTTTTCCTGTTATGCTGGTGATCTAGTCCTTTCTAATTCTTTTTGGTTCTCAGTATGAGTTGTTTCACTGTCCCTTCCCTTTCAAAAGGGCAAAGAGCTAGGAGCATTTTAAGGGCGGTACAGTGATTACAAGTGTTAGCATtgagcttatgcaatagaaaaaaataaaggaaacaaATGTGAGGTATCTGATGGTAATATTATACCTACGAAGTTATTGTCCTCATGTACGCTTTGAGGCAAATGTATGCTGAATGTAATTAAACAATGAAAGAACTGCAGTTTTTGTACATATCATCGGTAAAGTTGAAGATCCCATGTCCATGTATATGTCTCTTGTTCCCCATTTGAGAAGTAGATGACTCCTTTTTTTGTATATTTAAGACCTGCAATTCATTTGTTCAGGAGAAAATGAACTATTTACTATTGAATAGCGACCGATTCTACAATTCGTCATCGAATAGGTCCGGCTTCCTTCCATGTCCGGCTTCAATTCCATGCCATCGAATAGTGAGTTTTCTTCCTTTTATGCCATCGTCTCCGTTAGACTAATTGTGACCTTCGTTAGATGCTGTAAAAAGATCATTTTGCCTCTATTTCAGTATGTGAGTAATTTTTCTCATGTCATTGTGAATTACTGATCAAATTTCTGTTAGTAGTATGTGATATATATTCAATTTGTTTTTCAACTTTAAACTGAGTGTTaaaagagaatttttttagcttttgtttgCCGTATAGCAACAAAAATTTAGTCAATAATTCGCAATGGAATGAAGAAAATTACTCACATACTGAAATAAGGGTAACATAGCCTTTTTATAGCGTCTAAGGAGGTCCACAACCTGCCTAATAGAGGCGATAGCATAAAAGGAAGAAAACTCGCTATTCGATGATATGGAAGGAAACTAGACCTAATCCATAGCGAATCGTAGAACCAATCGCTATTCAGTGGCAAATAGTTCATTTTCTCTTTGTTGAGACAATCCTCATCAAATTTACAGATAGTTCCTCAATCACAATGTTGGACTATGACCCACCACGTAGAATTTGGCATTTTCCACTGCCCTGTATTGAGGGCTCGGATAGCAAGTAGTAGCAACTATTGTTTCAAAGTGGGTTTTAGCAACATTCTGATTAAAATGATTCCAGATTTAACATAATAAACAGGCCATGACAGCCATTGTAGTATATCACACAcatgaacatgagcattttaaaattaattagaGCATGAACATTACTACTCATATTCAAAATGAAACAAATATGACAATCGGCAAATTAAGGTGGGACAACACTAGAAACATATCAACAAGTGTTAATTTAATTAATGAGTTTTCAGTACGGGTTACAGATTTAACAGTCATCGAACGCCAAAGGCTAATCCAGATCATTGATCAGTGTGACAGTACCAAACTATTGTTCTAGACTGTAGTTAACAAATTCAGGGTCTTGATTATTTAGCAATTAAACTATTAGCATATAAAAGTTAAATGCATATTGCTCGCTAATAAACATTATTGTGCTAGAATATGAATTCTACACAACTACACTCTAGAACAGCTACTATATTGTCACACCGATCTCCCTAGGTCCGCTATCATCATAGAGCAAATACCCCACCAATTCTAACTTATAATTTACTCCCAACAACTGTACACAATAGATATAGGCACACATTATTgaaatgtcgcctagagggggggggggggtgaataggcgaaatCTAAATTTTCTGCAAACTTCAAAACAACGGATTAAAAAGTTCGGACCTTCCGGACTTttgtccggaacctccgcacttgtccggaggttccggagaaAAGTGCGGATACTCCAGACTTTTGTGAGATTATGAACTGAAGTTAAATCTGGGGTGATGAGTGACAAGGTTAAGGTTTACCAAGCATCAGTAGGAGTATTACAACTTATAGGATCAAATACCTGCAACTCAAACTTTGCAATAAAAGAGATCGGGTATAAAACCTAGAGTTCTATTCAAACAAAAGATAATACACAAATGCTAGTAATAGAACAAAGCTGACACATGAATTTGTTTACCAGAGTTCGGTCACTCCACAAAGGGGTGtttacgtctccgttgaggtgctcacaaagagctgggtcttttcAACCCTCTCCTCAccaaagcgaccacaaagatcgagcttcgAGTTTCTTACTCAACTTTTCAGGAtgatacaaacttcccgaggctcACCACACGCTTGGGAGCTCAACGGGAAACTCCTTGCCATCTAGGTGGacaaaccaccaagagtaataaactTAAAATCACCGGCTTTGACAAAGAAACAAGTGCTCAATGATGGCTATGAACTTTACTAGCACTCTTGCTTAAACCCACTCAACCCTAGCAAAGATCTCAACTAGAATCACAAATGGGAGTGGAAAGGAGCTTTTAGTGTGCTAGAAGCCTTTTGTCTCAAAGCTGGTCGGAATGGAAAGTCAGAGAGCTGTTACATTGAAGAGGTTGAGGTATTTATACTCCACAattaaaaactagccgttatgttctgaaaaagtgcggaccctccgcacaagTCCGGAACCTCTACACTTGTGCGGACTCTCTgcagaaaagtgcggatactccgcagTTAGCCGAGAGAAATActaaagtgcggaccctccgcacaaaAGTGCGGTCCTTCcggacttttctgaaataaaagATTCAGGGCTAACTTGCTATGACTCTCATGGGTTCGTTTGGAGTATTGAGCACTGTTTCTGTACAACCAAGTAGATTTCAtatccccctttatagtacggcatcctaaactcaattataaagtataaaaaaaaattaaaagtataGGAGCCAAGTAGCTTTCCTTTATCCATTATGGGGGGTTCACAATGCATCACATATCTTACTTGATGGAATTAACACCTGTTCATGACTCATAAAACttattagttctttaattgctttgtcattatcaccaaaatccACTTTggagcctagatgcactttcagttatGGCAAAATTGCAAGCTATACTTTTAAAGGCAATGGGAGCAATCTTAGAAAGCATTGTCCTAGAAAACAAAGGCACTCCCTCTATGCTGAGGTCGATAGGGTGAATGTTTGCGGGGGTACAATACAAATGTGTCGACAACAGGGTACACTACGGCCAACACTCGAGGAGCATAGCAAAGCCGCAACAGTGAGGAGCACCAACACCGGGTCAGGGAGGAAGTCACCAAACACCAGAGCGCAAGGCACAGTGAGAACAAAGCCAACACCACACAAAACGCTACCAAGGAAGACAACGCACGCATGGCAGGTACACTGTGCACCGGAGCACACGGCAGACACGCGCGCGCGATGAAGGCACCGCGCACAAGATATCGCTAGTCGGAGGATGGAGGAAGCCTGGACGGAGTTCTCACACAACGGAGTGCATGTGTTGCACCACCACCACATGCAATTCACGCACAAGGGCACGACAACACAAATCATAGGTCGACACAAATGACAAGGGTGGAGTAATTTGCTGCACTTGTTATTTGGTTACCTCTATCTTTTAATTACCATACttactaataattttttaaagaaagtGAGATAGGTCTTCTCTCTTGCAGTTCTTTATATTTCTCGAATGCGAAGCATGACGTATATACCTATGTTTGAAATTATGTCCCTCGATTATGCTTGATGACTTAATATTTACTTTCTAAAGTTTACTTGAATCCTAAAATTAAGAAGTGAAGTAAGCGAGATTTGTCGCTTTAAAGTTGTTCATTTATTATTATATGCAATGTTGGAAGTTATATTGTTACTtatgcatgaagcatgtcaTACATATGCATCATGCGTTGGAAGTTATATCGTCGTCTTGTGGCTGCGACTATATTGTTACAACACCGTATGTTACCCAAGAAGGGGTACGTGCATACCTTATGCGTTACTTGAGAAGGGGGAAGGGTAAGGAAGAGCACAACCTATGCACACATCTGCATTCATATGGATATCTTTATTTTAATTGCTTCGACGTCGTTCTTATATCATAAAGAAGTCTTTAATACCGTTTTGGATGAAACTGATATGGTAAATCATAGCTAGCGGATGATAGTATGTGGTTGTTGTTGTCTTGTTAGGTTTAATTATGTTATACATTTATTGTTAACTTATTCAACTTATTATCTTTGCTAAGATAAACGTTAATCAATTGTAGCTCAATAGCTTATTAAAGCAATTCACTTGCTAAGATTTTTAAATCTCACTCTTGTTTTTTTTCAGGTACGTCTTGAGGTGGCGGCGAGTATGCAAAATGGGTTGCAAGATGTCTTTGCACGAACACCTCTACTTTTGGTTTAGTTCAGTTGTGTTGTTAGTTTAGACTTTTAGTTGTTTGTTGTATGTTCGTctggttgtggcatggttgtaTGTTTGAGGCATATTCTTCGTTTGCTAGGATATTTACTATTTTTCAGTGTGATGATATATTTATCTCTCACTTTATGGTGTTTGATCAATTATATCTTTGGTTACAAGGAAAATGATGCTGAAATTTTCTTATTCGGCGACCCGTAGGTTAGTTTGTTAGTACTTCGGGCATATGGTGCTCCCTGGGGGTGTTACAAGTTTGTTGAAACAAAGTTTGTTTAATCATCACCCACAAGTAAAAGGAGCAAATGGAGATATTTCATTTTAAGTCCCATAATCCCTGATTGATACACTGACAATCGCGGTTTAAGCGAGCAAGCTAACATGGAATTATTGAAACAAAGTGACGAGGAGCCGACAATTCTCTAGACGTAATTGTAACTGCGTTTGCCATTCGTGCAGAAGATCTCTTCATCACAGCGGACACTCCAGCAAATGGCCCTGATCTTTGAGCGACTGGACACAGTCATCAAACATCTCCTGCACTCCTCTGAACCTGAAGCCCAGCCCCTGCAGCTTGGATGTGTTCAGCTGATACGACTGCTTCCCATACGGGTTGCTCAATCTGCATGGCAATTTCGAGACACCATGACAATCAGTCAAAATTTCAAGAAAAGATATTCAGTCTAAGTTTGCAGCAGAGCACATGATTGGATGACTAGCCTCCTAGGTATGGGGAAGATCGGGTATCGTTTTGCCAGAAAGGAAACCAGCTCGTTGTTGTCCAGCACCACTGAGCTGCACAGGTACCTCCCAGTAGCCTCGGGTGTCTCGTACACTAGAATATGACTGCTTGCGACATCATCGATGTGAACATACCCCATTCTTCCGTAAGAACTGAACCTGCCAGTGTCACCTGAAAGACCATTTTTTTCGACACCCGTTTAATTAACTGAATAGCTGTTATTTTTCTTGGCGTAGATTAGCTTAGTATTTAAGGGTTAGCATATGAAAAACATAGAAACACACTTTGGGAGATTAATGGTGATACTAGAAGGACATAAGTACCTTGAAACAAGCCAAGGATGTCTGAAGCGGTAACGCATAATTCATGGGATAAACTGGGCCCAATGACAAATGATGGAAGAACAGTCACAAGGTCAATGCTATTCTCCTTGGCAAACTCCCATGCTGTTTTCTCTGCAAATACCTTTGCCAGGGCATACCATAGCTTTggaggaacatgggagaagggCAGTTTTCAGATCAAGGTTTAAGACAATATATTAATCGTAAAGTACAACCAAATTAGGGGCTAGATTGTTTCCATATATCACCTGCATCTTTTCACAGAGTGGCACAGAGCTCCATGTTGTTTCATCCAGTGAGATGTTTGGCTGAGCATCATCCCTAATTCTCACCGCAGACGACGAAGATGTAAGAACTACCCTCTTGAGAAATGGGTTCTTCTTGCACGATCTTAGTACATTCAGAGTGCCGTTTATTGCAGGAACGAGCGTTTCTTCCTGCAACATGAATATCACAAAAAAGAGTGAAAATCATGGTAGATGCACTTCCACAGAACACCATCTAAAGCAAAAGTAAAACCCCAACAACTCGATAAACGAAGCCAAGAATGAAATGAATGCAGTAAGATTATCCAGCTACATATATATAGTAGCATGATGGCAAAATGACGATAAAGTTAACCGTTTAGAGCAAATGCAGCATGCCTTGCTACTGGAATCACACTTAGCGAGGACAGGCGATGCAGTGTGGAATACACCCTCGCAAGCCATCACGGCATCGTCAAAACTCCCTTCTTCTAACAGATCAGCTCTCACAAGTTGCAGCCTCTCTTTAGCACCAGGTAATTTCCAAAGGTGTGCCACTTTTTTGTAATTTCCTGTCAAGTTGCAAAGAAAATCAGTAACTCATTAACTCGCAACTGCGAGTAACAAGGATCAATATGCAAAAATAAAATCGTAATTAAGATTAATTCGTATATGTAAAA
It encodes:
- the LOC133901807 gene encoding uncharacterized protein LOC133901807, producing MENPPPRRWPPGFRFSPTDEELVLYFLKRRIASGRPTPYVADVDVYKSHPSHLPERSALQTGDRQWFFFSRLDRKYPNGSRASRTTGDGYWKATGKDRFVCAGGGCRAVGNKKTLVYHHGRAPRGERTDWVMHEYTILADALPPAALGREAFALYKLFQKSGAGPKNGEQYGAPFREEDWLSDDEDEGVPAADAAARPVPRTTNCPAATVEEHTTRELPIGDLDELLTQIENDQEQVEAELDFSTPASSQVQLQHGHDQGWLSDRGDEADLVGASSSAGAVVAAENTCTDLPLGDIEELLMQMSDDQQNAALFSGFSTSVPELQLQCDDHQVWLDADRGPEVCAAEPTASSDAVVIAECTGTELPLGDLEGLMLQIANDQEMVGPLSDLSTPFGHHNFNQVGIGDFHESRGAPVGNLSCIVQECTGFDPQTEPSSQIPESNITNVPFSGETNSAEETSGPRSVPGLISYNSHDADEEFLEINDFFDLDDVEQSTNFTTTEHLISATNGMFDNLEYSDAPMFLPGPFDAVGVVAENQFVDFGNSGIQNQGYQYTTEIRTHYQVALNVQRHMQHDHVVLSSHASDTPNLHIVNEPPNRGSSASKSWFNAALSALLDSVPSSPAMAAEIENTVINRTLQRISSFRSQQAAGEENTVINRTLQSISSYRSQQAASEEPSTPVIQVTRGGRLIVGSLLVLLAAVMCTFTAGSVVNLFKGLWKSSSA
- the LOC133902230 gene encoding tetraketide alpha-pyrone reductase 1-like, which codes for MVSSTKGKVCVTGASGFIASWLIKRLLESGYHVLGTVRDPRNYKKVAHLWKLPGAKERLQLVRADLLEEGSFDDAVMACEGVFHTASPVLAKCDSSSKEETLVPAINGTLNVLRSCKKNPFLKRVVLTSSSSAVRIRDDAQPNISLDETTWSSVPLCEKMQLWYALAKVFAEKTAWEFAKENSIDLVTVLPSFVIGPSLSHELCVTASDILGLFQGDTGRFSSYGRMGYVHIDDVASSHILVYETPEATGRYLCSSVVLDNNELVSFLAKRYPIFPIPRRLSNPYGKQSYQLNTSKLQGLGFRFRGVQEMFDDCVQSLKDQGHLLECPL